A window from Vulpes lagopus strain Blue_001 chromosome 23, ASM1834538v1, whole genome shotgun sequence encodes these proteins:
- the GJB3 gene encoding gap junction beta-3 protein: MDWKTLQALLSGVNKYSTAFGRIWLSVVFVFRVLVYVVAAERVWGDEQKDFDCNTKQPGCTNVCYDDFFPISNIRLWALQLIFVTCPSLLVMLHVAYREERERRHRLKHGDQCARLYADAGKKHGGLWWTYLLSLVFKLAIELLFLYVLHTLWHGFAMPRLVQCANVAPCPNVVDCYIARPTEKKVFTYFMVGASAVCIVLTICEICYLVFHRVLRRVTRNRSPKSRGPPSSTSRASTCRCHHKLVDAGELGCDGGDDEGHASAPHMTPI, from the coding sequence ATGGACTGGAAGACGCTGCAGGCCCTGCTGAGCGGCGTGAACAAGTACTCCACGGCCTTCGGGCGCATCTGGCTGTCGGTGGTGTTTGTCTTCCGGGTCCTGGTGTACGTGGTGGCCGCCGAGCGCGTGTGGGGCGACGAGCAGAAGGACTTCGACTGCAACACCAAGCAACCCGGCTGCACCAACGTCTGCTACGACGACTTCTTCCCCATCTCCAACATCCGGCTCTGGGCGCTGCAGCTCATCTTCGTCACCTGCCCGTCGCTGCTAGTCATGCTGCACGTGGCCTACCGGGAGGAGCGCGAGCGCCGCCACCGGCTCAAGCACGGGGACCAGTGCGCCCGGCTGTACGCCGACGCGGGCAAGAAGCACGGCGGCCTGTGGTGGACCTACCTGCTCAGCCTCGTCTTCAAGCTCGCCATCGAGCTCCTCTTTCTGTACGTGCTGCACACACTGTGGCACGGCTTCGCCATGCCGCGCCTGGTGCAGTGCGCCAACGTGGCCCCCTGCCCCAACGTGGTGGACTGCTACATCGCGCGGCCCACCGAGAAGAAGGTCTTCACCTACTTCATGGTGGGTGCCTCCGCCGTCTGCATCGTGCTCACCATCTGCGAGATCTGCTACCTCGTCTTCCACAGGGTCCTGCGCCGCGTAACCAGGAACAGGTCCCCCAAGAGCCGAGGCCCCCCGTCCTCCACCAGCCGGGCCTCCACCTGCCGCTGCCACCACAAGCTGGTGGACGCTGGAGAGCTGGGCTGCGATGGCGGTGACGACGAGGGGCATGCATCAGCACCCCACATGACCCCCATATGA
- the GJA4 gene encoding gap junction alpha-4 protein, giving the protein MGDWGFLEKLLDQVQEHSTVVGKIWLTVLFIFRILILGLAGESVWGDEQSDFECNTAQPGCTNVCYDQAFPISHIRYWVLQFLFVSTPTLVYLGHVIYLSRREERLRQKEGELRALPAKDPRVERALAAVERQMAKISVAEDGRLRIRGALMGTYVASVLCKSVLEAGFLYGQWRLYGWTMEPVFVCQRAPCPYLVDCFVSRPTEKTIFIIFMLVVGLISLVLNLLELAHLLCRCLSRGMKAQRGQDAPPPRGASSEPYADQVFFYLPMGEGPSSPPCPTYNGLSSSEQNWANLTTEERLASSRAPLFLDPPPESGQKSPSRPSSSASKKQYV; this is encoded by the coding sequence ATGGGCGACTGGGGCTTCCTCGAGAAGCTGCTGGATCAGGTCCAGGAGCACTCGACTGTCGTGGGCAAGATCTGGCTGACGGTGCTTTTCATCTTCCGCATCCTCATCCTGGGCCTGGCTGGCGAGTCGGTGTGGGGCGACGAGCAGTCCGATTTCGAGTGCAACACGGCCCAGCCAGGCTGCACTAACGTCTGCTATGACCAGGCCTTCCCCATCTCCCACATCCGCTACTGGGTGCTGCAGTTCCTCTTCGTCAGCACGCCCACCCTGGTCTACCTGGGCCACGTCATCTACCTGTCTCGGCGCGAGGAGCGGCTgcggcagaaggagggggagctGCGGGCCCTGCCAGCCAAGGACCCGCGCGTGGAGCGGGCACTGGCAGCCGTCGAGCGTCAGATGGCCAAGATCTCGGTGGCGGAGGATGGCCGCCTGCGGATCCGCGGGGCGCTGATGGGCACCTACGTGGCCAGCGTGCTCTGTAAGAGTGTGCTGGAGGCCGGCTTCCTCTACGGCCAGTGGCGTCTCTACGGCTGGACCATGGAGCCCGTGTTTGTATGCCAGCGCGCGCCCTGCCCCTACCTCGTGGACTGCTTCGTCTCGCGCCCCACAGAGAAGACTATCTTCATCATCTTCATGCTGGTGGTTGGACTCATCTCCCTGGTGCTCAACCTGCTGGAGCTGGCTCACCTGCTGTGCCGCTGCCTCAGCCGGGGGATGAAGGCCCAGCGGGGCCAggatgcccccccaccccggggcgcCTCCTCGGAGCCCTACGCCGACCAGGTCTTCTTCTACCTGCCCATGGGAGAGGGACCCTCGTCCCCGCCGTGCCCCACCTACAATGGGCTCTCCTCCAGTGAGCAGAACTGGGCCAACCTGACTACGGAGGAGAGGCTGGCTTCCTCCAGGGCCCCCCTCTTCCTGGACCCACCCCCCGAGAGTGGCCAGAAATCCCCCAGTCGCCCCAGCAGCTCTGCTTCCAAGAAGCAGTATGTGTAG